In one Flammeovirga yaeyamensis genomic region, the following are encoded:
- a CDS encoding SusC/RagA family TonB-linked outer membrane protein, producing the protein MIIKKRLFYLLLLMLCWGTTQAQDKMVSGVITDQNKQPLPGTNVVEKGTSNGTISNADGEFSLLLTTENPVLEFSYIGFLEQEIVVGQQKKFVVTLEENLDELDEVVVIGYGTQKKENVTGAITKVGKDAIEGRPVADFQSALQGQVAGLQITGTDGQPGANPSIRIRGTGTITGGSDPLYVIDGVILQDGDAFSTINPSDIESVNVLKDASAAAIYGARAANGVIIITTKRGKVGAKPQFNVNIFGGPKMITNKLDMMNSSQYQQVMNTVKDNSGLPRIPNLDGTTLTTDTDWQDELYQTGYQQSYEISGSTSGKNGSIYASINHFDEKGTMINTGFSRTSLRINSDLTVKRFKFGNTISYTRSNYNLGYIGDRGSTFWALAYSPAVKVTNPDNLGGYQGAGPDDGDYNLIQPVATQNLLDRNRIINRVIASVYGEVEILHGLNFKTNLAADVSNSHHKMFIPEFYLNDTGEPPYLFPRGAELDEERNERTMWLWENTLNYKKTFGKHNIGLLAGYTMQHNRRNWMSASVYGGNLSSSLPILNGSSTTKADSKSPLYDKNTLSYIGRAIYDYDGKYMATFNFRRDGSSVFTPENRFHNFMSGSVGWLISKESFMENSPFDMLKLRASYGSLGNDQINERATQSLLNSVPRYVFNGGTLVPTVAPGGQVFNPGLVWEKQVQTNIGIDGAVLKNRLSFTVDYFQKVSDDLLLDYTLPTTTGYDNVFVNAGEVQNKGWEFTVNWGDKKGDFTYNIGANATFINNEVTRLAEGLPFITEKKGANWEFTRNRIEAGHSLYSLYGFKTDGIYQSQSEVDAGPTPYNDVDTQPGDIRYVDINGDGMITDEDRTFIGDANQSITYGMNINLGYKGFDFNLQLQGVYGNDVFNSTRYYTQSYHRDFNMTTDVLNAWTPENKSQTQPRAIAQQLANNNLISDWWVEKASYLRVKNLQFGYSLNDRALSALGGLTRLRVYAAGQNLWTITNFTGLDPEVPLNGILPDGPYPMSRSFILGLQVGF; encoded by the coding sequence ATGATTATCAAAAAACGATTGTTTTATCTATTACTCTTGATGCTATGTTGGGGAACAACACAAGCCCAAGACAAAATGGTCTCCGGTGTTATTACAGACCAGAACAAACAACCCCTACCAGGTACTAACGTTGTCGAAAAAGGAACAAGCAATGGAACGATTTCAAACGCAGACGGTGAATTTTCTTTATTGCTAACAACAGAAAATCCAGTTTTAGAATTCTCTTATATCGGATTTTTAGAACAAGAAATTGTAGTAGGACAGCAAAAGAAATTTGTTGTTACTTTAGAAGAAAACTTAGACGAATTGGATGAAGTGGTTGTCATTGGTTACGGTACTCAGAAGAAAGAAAACGTAACTGGTGCAATTACTAAAGTCGGAAAGGATGCTATCGAAGGTCGTCCAGTAGCAGACTTCCAATCGGCACTTCAAGGTCAGGTAGCCGGTTTACAAATTACAGGTACGGATGGACAGCCAGGTGCGAACCCTTCTATTCGTATTCGTGGTACAGGTACAATTACAGGTGGTTCTGATCCACTATATGTAATTGACGGAGTGATATTACAAGATGGAGACGCATTCTCTACGATCAACCCAAGTGATATCGAGTCGGTAAACGTATTGAAAGATGCCTCTGCTGCAGCTATTTATGGTGCTAGAGCAGCGAATGGTGTCATTATTATCACAACAAAAAGAGGTAAAGTAGGTGCGAAACCACAATTTAATGTCAACATCTTTGGTGGTCCAAAAATGATCACAAACAAATTGGACATGATGAATTCTAGTCAGTATCAACAAGTAATGAATACTGTAAAGGATAATTCAGGTTTACCAAGAATACCGAATTTAGATGGTACCACATTAACTACAGATACCGATTGGCAAGACGAATTGTATCAAACAGGTTACCAACAAAGTTACGAAATCAGCGGTAGTACATCAGGTAAGAATGGGTCGATTTATGCATCAATCAACCATTTCGATGAAAAAGGTACTATGATCAATACTGGTTTTTCAAGAACATCACTAAGAATCAATAGTGATTTAACTGTTAAACGTTTTAAGTTTGGTAATACCATCTCTTACACAAGATCGAATTATAATTTAGGGTATATAGGAGACAGAGGATCGACTTTCTGGGCATTAGCTTATTCTCCTGCTGTAAAAGTGACTAACCCAGATAATTTAGGTGGTTATCAAGGGGCAGGTCCTGACGATGGTGATTACAATTTGATTCAACCTGTTGCTACTCAAAATTTATTGGACAGAAACAGAATTATCAATAGAGTAATTGCAAGTGTTTATGGTGAAGTGGAAATCCTTCATGGATTAAACTTCAAAACAAACCTTGCTGCGGATGTATCTAACTCTCATCATAAAATGTTTATACCGGAGTTTTATTTGAACGATACAGGTGAGCCTCCATATTTATTCCCTAGAGGTGCGGAATTAGATGAAGAAAGAAACGAAAGAACAATGTGGTTATGGGAAAATACATTGAACTACAAGAAAACTTTTGGTAAACACAATATTGGATTACTTGCTGGTTACACAATGCAACATAACAGAAGAAACTGGATGTCAGCATCAGTATACGGTGGTAACCTATCTAGCTCATTACCTATTTTGAATGGATCAAGTACTACGAAAGCAGATTCAAAATCACCATTATATGATAAGAACACTTTATCATACATTGGTAGAGCCATTTATGATTATGATGGAAAGTATATGGCTACATTTAACTTCCGTAGAGATGGTTCTTCAGTATTTACTCCTGAGAATAGATTCCACAACTTTATGTCAGGTTCAGTAGGTTGGTTAATTTCAAAAGAAAGCTTTATGGAGAACTCTCCATTCGATATGTTGAAGTTAAGAGCATCTTATGGTAGCTTGGGTAATGATCAAATTAACGAAAGAGCTACACAATCATTACTAAACTCTGTACCTAGATATGTATTTAATGGTGGTACTTTGGTACCGACTGTTGCTCCAGGTGGTCAGGTATTTAACCCTGGTTTAGTTTGGGAGAAGCAAGTACAAACGAACATAGGTATTGATGGTGCCGTATTGAAAAACCGTTTATCATTTACTGTCGATTATTTCCAAAAAGTATCTGATGATTTATTATTGGATTACACTCTACCAACCACAACTGGTTACGATAACGTATTCGTTAATGCAGGTGAGGTTCAAAATAAAGGTTGGGAGTTTACAGTAAATTGGGGTGATAAGAAAGGTGATTTCACTTATAACATTGGAGCCAATGCTACATTCATAAATAACGAAGTAACACGTCTAGCAGAGGGGTTACCTTTTATTACAGAAAAGAAAGGAGCCAACTGGGAGTTTACAAGAAATAGAATTGAAGCAGGTCACTCATTATATTCACTATATGGCTTTAAGACAGATGGTATTTATCAATCTCAATCAGAAGTTGATGCTGGTCCAACACCATATAATGATGTAGACACTCAGCCAGGTGATATTCGTTACGTGGATATTAACGGTGATGGTATGATTACTGATGAGGATAGAACATTTATTGGTGATGCCAACCAAAGTATAACTTACGGTATGAACATCAATTTAGGTTACAAAGGATTTGATTTTAACCTACAATTACAAGGAGTATATGGTAACGATGTATTCAATTCTACAAGATACTATACCCAAAGTTATCATAGAGATTTCAACATGACAACTGACGTGTTGAACGCTTGGACTCCAGAAAATAAATCGCAAACACAACCTAGAGCAATTGCACAACAGTTAGCAAATAACAATTTAATTTCAGATTGGTGGGTTGAAAAAGCATCTTATTTAAGAGTAAAAAACCTTCAGTTTGGTTATAGCTTAAATGATAGAGCATTATCGGCTTTAGGTGGCTTAACTAGATTAAGAGTTTATGCTGCTGGGCAAAACCTTTGGACAATTACCAACTTTACAGGATTAGATCCTGAAGTGCCACTAAATGGTATCCTTCCTGATGGTCCATACCCAATGTCACGTAGCTTCATTTTAGGTTTACAAGTTGGATTCTAA
- a CDS encoding helix-turn-helix domain-containing protein gives MANVLFLWAFVQSLLMSFAIGFLKKSRSNSILSGVFFTMSINILFQYLFRYTDVKFILPELLFVSDVLDLLQPALILWYLDELFGDKIDKKKAWYFIPSTIALISGVFYIASFETFVYDSFIGTPFHLMLLGSIVVWRGVIGFKIFKKFQSLEPKKNDSKKANDLHWPKVLGSFIGVTFYIALLQFVYRTVVFPLNASEFVWNIIQINYILFNSSIILITIYFALKFPKALSGNTLVVKMDKTDQTIMNSYMEKLNELIDVEQIHINTELNEKLLSERLGIPSYMLSRLLNDHIGKSFSEFFNEKRVEEAKKIIASDTDKKLTNFAIAVDCGFRSESVFYINFKKITGMTPRQFRIKLKEQGQGMSLMTG, from the coding sequence ATGGCTAATGTATTATTTTTATGGGCATTTGTCCAAAGCTTATTAATGAGTTTTGCTATTGGTTTTTTAAAGAAATCAAGATCAAACTCCATCTTGTCTGGGGTTTTCTTCACAATGTCTATCAACATTCTATTTCAATATCTTTTTAGATATACTGATGTGAAGTTTATCCTTCCGGAATTACTTTTTGTTTCTGATGTGCTGGACTTACTACAACCTGCACTAATTCTGTGGTATTTGGATGAATTATTTGGCGATAAAATTGACAAGAAGAAGGCATGGTACTTTATTCCTTCCACTATCGCTTTAATATCAGGCGTTTTTTATATCGCTTCTTTTGAAACATTCGTTTATGATTCTTTTATCGGTACCCCTTTCCATTTGATGCTGCTAGGTAGTATTGTGGTTTGGAGAGGAGTCATCGGTTTTAAGATCTTCAAGAAGTTCCAATCTTTAGAACCAAAGAAAAATGACAGCAAAAAAGCCAACGATTTACACTGGCCAAAGGTATTGGGGTCTTTTATCGGTGTAACATTTTATATCGCCTTACTTCAATTTGTTTATAGAACAGTCGTATTTCCGCTCAATGCTTCTGAATTTGTTTGGAATATCATTCAAATCAACTACATCTTATTCAATAGTAGTATTATCTTAATCACCATTTATTTTGCACTTAAATTCCCTAAGGCTTTATCAGGTAATACTTTGGTGGTGAAAATGGATAAGACAGACCAAACGATAATGAATAGCTACATGGAAAAGCTAAACGAATTGATCGATGTAGAACAAATTCATATCAATACTGAATTGAACGAAAAATTGCTTTCTGAACGTTTAGGCATCCCTTCATATATGTTATCACGCTTGTTAAATGATCATATTGGCAAATCCTTTAGTGAATTCTTTAACGAGAAACGTGTGGAAGAAGCAAAGAAAATTATTGCTAGCGATACGGATAAGAAGTTAACCAACTTCGCTATTGCAGTTGATTGCGGATTCAGATCTGAATCGGTATTCTATATCAACTTTAAGAAAATTACAGGTATGACACCTCGACAATTCAGAATTAAACTGAAAGAACAAGGACAAGGCATGTCTTTGATGACAGGATAA